From a region of the Candidatus Amarolinea dominans genome:
- a CDS encoding ASCH domain-containing protein — protein sequence MNQEIIEAFWRAYLATLPADAPAQNAAFVAESFGDNPDLADELAALVLVGVKTATCSALWEWEAEGASLPQVRLHTIVLDAQGAPLCIIETTAVFICSYDQVDALFAWEEGEGDRSLAHWREAHARFFTRTLPAIGRTFTPDMPLVCERFRLVYRPGSAGGPHIR from the coding sequence ATGAACCAAGAGATCATCGAAGCCTTCTGGCGCGCCTACCTGGCCACGCTGCCGGCCGACGCACCGGCCCAAAACGCAGCCTTTGTGGCCGAGTCGTTCGGCGATAATCCCGATCTCGCCGACGAACTGGCCGCGCTGGTGCTGGTCGGCGTCAAGACAGCCACTTGTTCGGCGCTGTGGGAATGGGAGGCCGAAGGCGCTTCCCTCCCACAGGTTAGACTGCACACCATTGTGCTTGATGCGCAGGGCGCGCCGCTGTGCATCATCGAAACTACCGCGGTCTTCATTTGCTCTTACGATCAGGTAGACGCCCTGTTTGCCTGGGAAGAGGGCGAAGGCGACCGCTCCCTGGCCCATTGGCGCGAGGCTCATGCGCGCTTCTTCACGCGCACCCTGCCGGCCATCGGGCGCACGTTCACGCCTGACATGCCGCTGGTGTGCGAACGGTTTCGGTTGGTCTACCGACCAGGATCCGCAGGCGGCCCGCACATACGCTGA
- a CDS encoding ClbS/DfsB family four-helix bundle protein, producing MGIADILEQTEASRERLEDALEGLTTEQMSAPGVMGDWSVKDILAHIAVWQSRLVRLLYQLARQQKPQWDMRDVDGINAQIYAQQKERPLDQVLEDFEGVFEQVCLRLEALHEPDLARRFGDANLAQIIAANTYEHDDEHAAQISAWRSQLPPDEA from the coding sequence ATGGGAATAGCCGACATTCTCGAACAGACAGAAGCCAGCCGTGAGCGATTGGAAGACGCGCTGGAGGGATTGACGACGGAGCAGATGAGCGCGCCGGGCGTGATGGGCGACTGGTCCGTCAAGGACATCCTGGCCCACATTGCCGTCTGGCAGTCACGCCTGGTGCGCCTGCTCTACCAACTGGCGCGCCAACAGAAACCGCAGTGGGACATGCGCGATGTGGACGGCATCAACGCCCAAATCTACGCGCAACAAAAGGAGCGGCCGCTCGACCAGGTATTGGAAGATTTCGAAGGCGTCTTCGAGCAAGTTTGTCTGCGCCTGGAAGCGCTGCACGAGCCGGACCTGGCGCGTCGCTTCGGTGACGCTAATCTGGCCCAGATCATCGCCGCTAATACTTACGAGCACGATGACGAGCACGCCGCGCAGATCAGCGCCTGGCGCAGTCAATTGCCGCCTGATGAAGCGTGA
- a CDS encoding polyphosphate kinase 2 family protein: MQTKKGKRGKRPDAGRETPMARKSVTEQIMDQYGLSPDKPIKLSDFDPDDGEGFKSKSDAQRQLRKDLLRIRVLQEALYAEHKQSLLIVLQAMDTGGKDGTIEHVCGAVNPQGVVVTPFKVPSAEELAHDFLWRVHKVTPARGMIAVFNRSHYEDVLVVRVHDLAPKEVWSQRYELINRFEKHLTANGVVILKFFLHISKAEQKERLLDRLNTPDKQWKFAVGDLKERALWDQYQEAYEDALNKCTTAAAPWYVIPANRKWYRNYLVARIIRQTLEAMNPQFPQPAEDLSQVVIED; the protein is encoded by the coding sequence ATGCAAACTAAAAAAGGAAAGCGAGGAAAACGACCGGACGCCGGTCGTGAAACACCAATGGCAAGAAAAAGCGTAACGGAGCAGATCATGGATCAGTACGGACTCAGCCCGGACAAGCCCATCAAGCTCAGCGATTTCGATCCTGACGACGGCGAGGGGTTCAAGAGCAAGAGCGATGCCCAGCGGCAATTGCGCAAAGACCTGCTGCGCATCCGCGTCTTGCAGGAAGCGCTGTACGCAGAGCACAAACAATCGCTGCTGATCGTGCTGCAGGCCATGGACACCGGCGGCAAGGATGGCACAATCGAGCATGTGTGCGGCGCGGTGAACCCGCAGGGCGTGGTGGTGACGCCGTTCAAGGTGCCGAGCGCCGAGGAACTGGCGCACGACTTCCTCTGGCGCGTGCATAAAGTAACGCCGGCCAGGGGCATGATCGCCGTCTTCAACCGCTCGCATTACGAGGATGTGCTGGTGGTGCGCGTGCATGATCTGGCGCCCAAAGAGGTGTGGAGTCAGCGTTATGAACTGATCAATCGGTTCGAAAAGCACCTGACGGCCAACGGCGTCGTCATCCTCAAGTTCTTCCTGCACATTTCCAAAGCGGAGCAGAAAGAGCGCCTGCTCGACCGTCTCAACACGCCGGACAAGCAGTGGAAGTTTGCCGTGGGCGACCTCAAAGAGCGCGCCCTGTGGGATCAGTACCAGGAAGCCTATGAGGATGCGCTCAACAAATGCACCACGGCCGCCGCACCCTGGTACGTCATTCCCGCGAACCGAAAATGGTATCGTAACTACCTCGTGGCCCGCATCATCCGCCAAACGCTCGAAGCCATGAACCCCCAGTTCCCGCAACCCGCCGAGGATCTGAGTCAAGTCGTTATCGAGGATTAG
- a CDS encoding MFS transporter: MPSRGAPWVWSCWPARSSPCSWRRSPALFPTACAHAWGGAGPFLIIGTLGNMIALLGLAYLAKPQMLGLYILAFMAVEFFNNIATAPYSALIPDVVPAGQRGSASGWMGLMTMLGNFLGGIMGLLLGSIGGIAGAYWLLAAILLIGMLITVFSTEEPPPPPLPLPPFAWRPFLRSLADPFKSRDFTWVFWTRFLMVMGTFIVQEFLIYYLDDVVGAPFRIFGLSMNEAAEAVSLAILALLIGAIISSLVAGVVSDRFGRKKIVYFSGALQAVVVTVFLFAHSYPLAIAMGVVFGLGYGAYISVDWALATDVLPSMDDYARDMGVWHVALTLPQVIGAPIAGVLLDLGQAYGPGVGLPTLGYTLLFSLALLFFILGTVFVSRIKRAR, translated from the coding sequence ATGCCTTCAAGGGGCGCACCCTGGGTCTGGTCCTGCTGGCCGGCGCGCTCGTCTCCATGCTCGTGGCGCCGATCGCCGGCGCTCTTTCCGACCGCCTGCGCTCACGCCTGGGGCGGCGCCGGCCCCTTCCTCATCATCGGCACGTTGGGCAACATGATTGCCCTGCTCGGCCTGGCCTACCTGGCCAAGCCGCAGATGTTGGGCCTCTACATCCTGGCCTTCATGGCGGTGGAGTTCTTCAACAACATCGCCACTGCGCCCTACTCCGCGCTCATTCCTGACGTGGTGCCGGCCGGCCAGCGCGGCTCTGCCTCTGGCTGGATGGGCCTCATGACCATGCTCGGCAACTTCCTGGGCGGCATCATGGGCCTGCTGCTGGGCAGCATCGGCGGCATCGCCGGCGCGTACTGGCTGCTGGCCGCCATCCTGTTGATCGGCATGCTCATCACCGTTTTCAGCACCGAGGAACCGCCGCCGCCGCCGCTGCCGCTGCCGCCCTTCGCCTGGCGCCCCTTCCTGCGCAGCCTGGCCGACCCGTTCAAATCACGTGATTTCACCTGGGTCTTCTGGACCCGCTTCCTGATGGTGATGGGCACCTTCATCGTGCAGGAGTTCTTGATCTATTACCTGGACGATGTGGTCGGCGCGCCGTTCAGGATTTTCGGGCTGAGCATGAACGAAGCGGCCGAGGCCGTGTCGCTGGCTATCCTGGCCCTGCTCATCGGCGCCATCATCAGCAGCCTGGTCGCCGGCGTCGTCTCCGACCGCTTTGGCCGCAAGAAGATCGTCTATTTCTCCGGCGCCCTGCAGGCTGTAGTCGTCACGGTCTTCTTGTTCGCCCACTCCTACCCCCTGGCGATTGCCATGGGCGTTGTCTTTGGCCTGGGCTATGGCGCGTATATCAGCGTAGATTGGGCGCTGGCCACCGATGTGCTGCCCAGCATGGACGATTACGCGCGTGACATGGGCGTCTGGCATGTGGCGCTCACCCTGCCGCAGGTCATCGGCGCACCGATCGCCGGTGTCTTGCTCGATTTGGGCCAGGCCTACGGGCCAGGCGTTGGCCTGCCGACCCTGGGCTACACCCTGCTCTTCAGCCTGGCGTTGTTGTTCTTCATCCTGGGCACCGTTTTTGTCAGCCGCATCAAACGGGCCAGGTAG
- a CDS encoding carboxypeptidase regulatory-like domain-containing protein: MKRRRFVRLALIALALIAVGLFWAARTPNGAAAVNVIEYRVRAWWWSLTGQPSYDPTRSGSFSGVIRTADGQPLAGAVALVATVRGEVYQAHSDAAGAYRVDGAPPGRFVPMSGAWGFAEANGPALTISVGQERKGVNFTLARYVPSPIGPTAWTAGPAAAAASDFPRPLTAQRIPFTFTLDSLVIAGGQFYLPDPITHTLPTIFIIYPSPAINWSNVSAAMAAEGFAVVAVGPTPARGLDIEGHVRDFRAVFQAWQVGRFDEMAPDAALDHDRWLLMSGSFGSLMLFRSLRDLPAPLAILSVGGISDAFLGIQSLYSTELKIPPPYDNYVAALGRPDRDPAFFFGYSPLFYADRLPPIFLIHSYGDEIIPYNQTTTLSAALDALQAPHETLLYHDTTHYLDAYNPTESTFLVFRRAMAFAGAHTARR, encoded by the coding sequence GTGAAACGCCGACGTTTCGTTCGACTGGCTCTGATTGCTCTGGCTCTGATTGCCGTCGGCCTCTTCTGGGCAGCGCGCACGCCGAACGGCGCCGCGGCCGTCAATGTGATCGAATACCGCGTGCGCGCCTGGTGGTGGTCCCTGACCGGCCAGCCCAGCTATGATCCGACCCGCAGCGGCAGCTTTTCCGGCGTCATCCGCACCGCGGACGGGCAGCCGCTGGCCGGCGCAGTGGCCCTGGTTGCCACCGTGCGCGGTGAGGTGTACCAGGCGCACAGCGACGCCGCCGGCGCCTACCGCGTGGATGGGGCGCCGCCCGGACGCTTTGTGCCGATGAGCGGCGCCTGGGGATTTGCCGAAGCCAACGGTCCGGCGCTGACGATCAGCGTGGGGCAGGAACGCAAGGGGGTTAACTTCACCCTGGCGCGCTACGTCCCCTCGCCCATCGGCCCGACCGCGTGGACCGCTGGCCCGGCCGCGGCCGCCGCGTCCGATTTTCCCAGACCGCTGACCGCGCAGCGCATTCCCTTCACCTTCACCCTCGACAGCCTGGTCATCGCGGGCGGGCAGTTCTACCTGCCCGATCCCATCACGCACACGCTGCCCACCATCTTCATTATTTACCCCAGCCCGGCCATCAACTGGAGCAACGTGTCCGCGGCGATGGCGGCCGAGGGCTTTGCCGTTGTGGCCGTTGGTCCCACCCCTGCCCGCGGCCTGGACATCGAAGGCCATGTGCGCGACTTCCGCGCCGTGTTCCAGGCCTGGCAGGTCGGGCGCTTCGACGAGATGGCGCCTGACGCCGCGCTCGATCATGATCGTTGGCTGCTGATGTCCGGCAGCTTCGGTTCGCTGATGCTCTTCCGCAGCCTGCGTGACCTGCCCGCGCCGCTGGCCATCCTCAGCGTGGGCGGCATCAGTGACGCCTTCCTGGGCATTCAGTCGCTCTACAGCACAGAGTTGAAAATTCCGCCGCCCTACGACAACTACGTCGCCGCGCTGGGCCGGCCGGACCGCGACCCGGCCTTCTTCTTTGGCTACTCTCCGCTTTTCTACGCCGACCGCCTGCCGCCCATCTTCCTGATTCACTCCTACGGCGACGAAATCATCCCCTACAACCAGACCACCACCCTCAGCGCCGCGCTCGATGCTCTGCAGGCGCCACACGAAACCCTGCTCTATCACGACACCACCCACTACCTGGACGCCTACAACCCGACCGAGTCCACCTTCCTCGTCTTCCGCCGCGCCATGGCCTTCGCCGGCGCGCACACCGCTCGGCGCTGA
- a CDS encoding site-specific DNA-methyltransferase — MTAVKITSTFQEQADFVLFPGDCLELLPQLPGQSVKLIVTSPPYNLGKEYERRLSLTSYLDQQRRVITECVRVLHPQGSICWQVGNYVDNGQIIPLDVKLYPIFEALGMRMRNRIIWHYGHGLHATRRFSGRYEVLLWFTGSDTYTFHLDAVRVPQKYPGKKYFKGPRRGELSGNPLGKNPGDVWEIPNVKANHVEKTAHPCQFPVELIERLVLAMTDPGDWVLDPFMGAGTTALAALIHQRKAIGAEIMPKYVEIARERVRLAEAGQLRIRPMERPVYDPDAPSRNLPPLDVQLGDGYRQKRLSL; from the coding sequence ATGACCGCAGTAAAAATTACGTCAACATTTCAGGAACAGGCCGATTTTGTGCTTTTTCCCGGCGACTGCCTGGAACTGCTGCCCCAACTGCCTGGCCAATCGGTCAAACTGATTGTCACCTCGCCGCCGTACAATCTCGGCAAAGAGTACGAACGGCGCCTGAGTCTGACCTCCTATCTCGACCAGCAGCGCCGCGTGATTACGGAATGTGTGCGCGTGCTCCACCCGCAGGGAAGCATCTGCTGGCAGGTAGGCAATTACGTGGACAACGGCCAGATCATCCCACTCGACGTCAAGCTGTACCCGATCTTCGAGGCGCTTGGTATGCGAATGCGCAACCGCATCATCTGGCACTATGGTCATGGACTGCACGCCACGCGCCGATTCTCTGGTCGCTACGAAGTTCTGCTGTGGTTCACCGGGTCGGACACCTACACCTTTCATCTGGATGCGGTGCGCGTGCCGCAGAAATATCCGGGCAAGAAGTATTTCAAAGGCCCGAGACGCGGGGAACTGTCGGGCAATCCGTTGGGCAAGAACCCAGGCGATGTGTGGGAAATTCCGAATGTCAAGGCCAACCATGTGGAGAAAACCGCGCATCCCTGCCAGTTTCCGGTCGAACTGATCGAACGTCTCGTGCTGGCCATGACCGACCCCGGCGATTGGGTGCTCGATCCCTTCATGGGCGCGGGTACGACAGCGCTGGCGGCCCTGATCCATCAGCGCAAAGCGATTGGCGCCGAAATCATGCCCAAGTACGTGGAGATTGCCAGGGAAAGGGTGAGGCTGGCCGAAGCCGGTCAGTTACGCATCCGGCCGATGGAGCGACCCGTCTATGATCCAGACGCCCCCTCCAGGAATCTTCCACCGCTTGATGTTCAACTTGGAGATGGCTATCGTCAGAAGAGGCTTTCTTTGTGA
- a CDS encoding DUF2089 domain-containing protein has translation MYRAPHACPVCAADMQTTRLSCPTCGTAVEGRFERSGLEKLSSEQVHFVEVFLRNEGKITWVAEELKLTYPAARAQLLDIVTALGVKPAPRAAQSSERQEVLRKLAAGELSAEEALQQINRG, from the coding sequence ATGTACAGAGCACCACATGCCTGCCCGGTGTGCGCGGCGGATATGCAGACGACGCGGCTGAGTTGTCCCACGTGTGGGACGGCCGTGGAGGGGCGTTTCGAGCGCAGCGGGCTGGAGAAGTTGAGCAGCGAGCAGGTCCATTTCGTGGAGGTGTTCCTGCGCAACGAGGGCAAGATCACCTGGGTGGCGGAGGAGCTGAAGCTCACCTACCCGGCGGCGCGTGCCCAGTTGTTGGACATTGTGACGGCGTTGGGGGTGAAACCGGCGCCGCGGGCTGCGCAGAGCAGCGAACGGCAAGAGGTTCTGCGCAAGCTGGCGGCAGGCGAGTTGAGCGCCGAAGAGGCCCTGCAGCAGATCAATCGTGGATAG
- a CDS encoding molybdopterin biosynthesis protein: MSRNIYLEDISLEEAIDRWQRALCAAGLDQPLPGEWVALPQALGRVTAEPVWALTSAPHYHAAAMDGYAVRAAETLGALETSPRRLAAPAQAIYVDTGNAIPAGFDAVVMIEQVHVLEDGVSIAILAAVAPWQHVRPMGEDMVTGELVLPANHRLRPQDLGAAAGCGHTQVFVRRRPRVAIQPTGSELVLPGSDLKPGDVIEYNSLVLAGMATEWGAEVVRLPPLPDDVAQIKASILAALAEHDLVVVNAGSAAGSHDFTADIFREIGSVQVHGIAMRPGHPVILGVAQGKAVAGIPGYPASAIVAFDLLIKPLLARWQGQLPPQRPTLTANLTRKVLSPMGEDEFMRVTVGKVADRFVATPMQRGAGVIMSLVKADGIVRVPRFSEGYPPGAEVTVELLRQRSEIENTIVAIGSHDLTLDVLADYLRRRHPHLTLSSSNVGSYGGLLALARGEAHLAGSHLLDEATGEYNVSYVAEQLPGVPVVLLGFVQRTQGLIVPAGNPKGIRTLHDLARPDVVFINRQRGAGTRVLLDYRLKQAGIAPRQIQGYARQEFTHLAVAAAVKSGAADCTLGILAAARALELDFIPLAEERYDLVMTQATYESTLLQPLLAVIRSDELAAAVMRLGGYRTPDLGRVLG, translated from the coding sequence TTGTCTCGCAACATCTACCTGGAAGATATCAGCCTGGAAGAAGCCATTGACCGCTGGCAGCGCGCGCTCTGCGCGGCCGGGCTGGATCAACCTCTGCCCGGTGAATGGGTGGCCCTGCCCCAGGCGCTCGGCCGCGTGACCGCGGAGCCGGTGTGGGCGCTGACCTCCGCGCCGCACTATCACGCCGCGGCCATGGATGGCTACGCGGTGCGCGCCGCGGAGACCCTGGGCGCCCTGGAAACCAGCCCCCGGCGTTTGGCGGCGCCGGCCCAGGCCATCTACGTGGACACCGGCAACGCCATCCCCGCCGGCTTCGACGCGGTGGTGATGATCGAACAGGTGCATGTCCTGGAAGATGGCGTGTCCATCGCCATCCTGGCGGCCGTGGCCCCCTGGCAGCATGTGCGCCCCATGGGCGAGGATATGGTGACCGGCGAATTGGTGCTACCCGCCAACCATCGTCTGCGTCCGCAGGACCTGGGCGCCGCGGCCGGCTGCGGGCATACCCAGGTGTTCGTGCGCCGGCGGCCGCGTGTCGCCATTCAGCCTACCGGCAGCGAGTTGGTGCTGCCGGGCAGCGATTTGAAGCCAGGCGATGTGATCGAGTACAACTCGCTGGTGCTGGCCGGCATGGCGACGGAGTGGGGCGCTGAAGTCGTGCGCCTGCCGCCGCTGCCCGATGACGTCGCGCAGATCAAGGCATCCATCCTGGCCGCGCTGGCCGAGCACGATTTGGTGGTGGTCAATGCCGGTTCCGCGGCCGGTTCGCACGATTTTACCGCGGACATTTTCCGTGAAATCGGCAGCGTGCAGGTGCATGGCATTGCCATGCGCCCCGGCCACCCGGTGATTTTGGGCGTGGCCCAGGGCAAGGCAGTGGCCGGCATTCCCGGCTACCCTGCCAGCGCCATCGTCGCCTTCGACCTGCTGATCAAGCCGCTGCTGGCACGCTGGCAGGGGCAACTGCCACCCCAACGCCCCACCCTGACCGCCAACCTGACGCGCAAGGTGCTCTCCCCCATGGGCGAAGACGAGTTCATGCGCGTGACCGTGGGCAAGGTCGCTGACCGCTTCGTCGCGACGCCGATGCAGCGCGGCGCGGGCGTGATCATGTCCCTGGTCAAGGCGGATGGCATCGTGCGGGTGCCGCGCTTCAGCGAAGGCTATCCGCCCGGCGCCGAGGTGACGGTGGAGCTGCTGCGCCAGCGTAGCGAGATCGAAAACACCATCGTCGCCATCGGCAGCCATGACCTGACCCTCGACGTGCTGGCCGACTACCTGCGTCGCCGTCACCCCCATTTGACCCTGTCGTCGTCCAATGTCGGTTCCTACGGCGGGCTGCTGGCGCTGGCGCGTGGCGAAGCCCACCTGGCCGGCTCGCACCTGCTGGACGAGGCGACCGGCGAGTACAATGTCAGCTACGTGGCCGAGCAGCTGCCTGGCGTGCCGGTGGTGTTGCTCGGCTTTGTGCAGCGCACGCAAGGGCTGATCGTGCCCGCAGGCAATCCCAAAGGCATTAGGACGTTGCACGACCTGGCGCGGCCCGATGTGGTCTTCATCAATCGTCAGCGCGGCGCGGGCACGCGTGTCCTGCTCGATTACCGGCTCAAGCAGGCAGGCATCGCCCCGCGTCAGATTCAAGGCTATGCGCGCCAGGAATTTACACACCTGGCCGTGGCCGCGGCCGTCAAGAGTGGCGCGGCCGACTGCACCCTGGGCATTCTGGCCGCCGCGCGCGCCCTGGAACTCGATTTCATCCCCCTGGCCGAAGAGCGCTATGATCTGGTGATGACGCAGGCCACCTACGAGAGCACGCTGCTGCAACCGCTGCTGGCGGTCATCCGCAGCGACGAGCTGGCCGCGGCCGTGATGCGCCTGGGCGGCTACCGCACCCCAGACCTGGGGCGGGTTCTGGGATGA
- a CDS encoding DUF1800 domain-containing protein — MTPNLLSRRDFLKGAAAGAVLLGGADWMSGLDERPAPDSPWAAWADQPLTLSQADAGLDPAVAAVTRLTFGPRPADLARVREIGVDAWIEEQLHPETIADEEMDATLLRFPALTMTLTELVNTYHLPAAGAGASKPPEDDPRDDEPPPPNTGNPAPPRFPQTANRELVSATILRAAFSRRQLYELMVDFWSNHFNIYVLKEANRMFKIVDDREVIRKHALGKFSDLLQASAKSPAMLVYLDNLSNKAGVAQENYARELLELHTLGVTGGYTQTDVQEAARVLTGWTVRQIKRGVQGAGANVGEFVFDPTTHDKGDKVVLGLRIKGGGVEEGERLLTMLARHPSTAQFIANKLVRRFVADDPPPALVGRVAATFLESGGDIRQVLATLLRSAEFKAAGGRKIKRPLEYATSVVRALDIPPFGPAPKARTLSSADAVGPLPASFSQLLFNALLDMGQVPFYWPTPDGYPDQGAAWINTANLLARWNLALTLTSGKGSGALFKPGAHAGSAALKTAPEAVDYWIERLLHRPLPAAARQHLLDHVGNDVSAAGQRQLIAMILASPAFQMR; from the coding sequence ATGACACCGAACTTGCTGTCGCGTCGTGATTTTCTCAAGGGGGCCGCGGCCGGCGCCGTCCTGTTGGGGGGCGCGGATTGGATGTCTGGCCTGGATGAACGCCCGGCGCCGGACAGCCCGTGGGCGGCGTGGGCAGATCAACCGCTTACGCTCAGTCAGGCGGATGCCGGGCTGGATCCGGCAGTGGCAGCCGTCACGCGGCTCACATTCGGCCCGCGCCCTGCTGACCTGGCCCGCGTGCGCGAGATCGGCGTGGACGCGTGGATCGAAGAGCAGCTGCACCCCGAAACCATCGCCGATGAGGAGATGGACGCCACCCTGCTCCGCTTTCCGGCGCTGACCATGACGCTGACCGAGCTGGTGAACACCTACCATCTGCCGGCCGCGGGCGCGGGTGCGTCCAAACCGCCAGAGGACGACCCGCGCGACGACGAGCCGCCGCCGCCCAACACGGGCAATCCCGCGCCGCCGCGCTTTCCGCAAACGGCCAATCGCGAACTGGTGAGCGCCACCATTCTGCGCGCCGCCTTCAGCCGCCGTCAGTTGTACGAACTGATGGTAGACTTCTGGTCGAACCACTTCAACATCTACGTGCTCAAAGAAGCCAATCGGATGTTCAAGATCGTAGACGATCGCGAGGTCATTCGCAAACACGCCCTGGGCAAGTTCAGCGATCTGCTGCAGGCCAGCGCCAAAAGCCCGGCCATGCTCGTCTACCTGGACAATCTCTCCAACAAGGCCGGCGTGGCGCAGGAAAACTACGCGCGCGAGCTGTTGGAACTGCACACCCTGGGCGTGACCGGCGGCTACACGCAGACCGACGTGCAGGAGGCGGCGCGGGTGCTGACCGGCTGGACCGTGCGCCAGATCAAGCGCGGCGTGCAGGGCGCGGGCGCCAACGTGGGCGAGTTCGTCTTCGATCCAACGACCCACGACAAGGGCGACAAAGTGGTCCTGGGCCTGAGGATCAAGGGCGGCGGTGTGGAGGAAGGGGAGCGCCTGTTGACGATGCTGGCGCGGCATCCGAGCACCGCCCAGTTCATCGCCAACAAACTGGTGCGCCGCTTTGTAGCCGATGATCCGCCGCCGGCCCTGGTTGGCCGCGTGGCAGCCACTTTTCTCGAGTCTGGCGGCGACATCCGCCAGGTGCTGGCTACGCTGCTGCGCTCGGCCGAGTTCAAAGCGGCCGGCGGACGCAAGATCAAACGGCCCCTGGAATATGCGACCTCCGTGGTGCGGGCGCTGGATATTCCGCCGTTCGGACCGGCGCCCAAAGCGCGCACGCTGTCATCCGCTGACGCGGTTGGCCCGCTACCCGCCAGTTTCAGCCAGCTTCTGTTCAACGCCCTGCTTGACATGGGGCAGGTCCCCTTCTACTGGCCGACGCCGGATGGCTACCCGGACCAGGGCGCGGCCTGGATCAACACCGCCAACTTGCTGGCGCGCTGGAACCTGGCCCTGACGCTGACCTCAGGCAAGGGATCGGGCGCCTTGTTCAAGCCGGGCGCCCATGCCGGCAGCGCGGCGCTGAAAACCGCGCCAGAAGCCGTGGATTACTGGATCGAGCGCTTGCTGCATCGGCCGCTGCCCGCAGCCGCCCGCCAGCACTTGCTCGATCATGTGGGTAACGATGTCTCTGCCGCCGGCCAGCGCCAACTAATCGCCATGATTCTGGCGTCGCCTGCATTTCAGATGCGCTGA
- a CDS encoding DUF1501 domain-containing protein yields MLLDQLTRREALQKTGILSLSALTWPAWMPRVALRSPAAASTGDVLVVVFMRGGLDGLNVLVPYGAPEYYTQRESIAISEPKAGQDKSALDLDGFFGLNPTCKALHDLYTHKVLAAVHAVGSPDPTHSHFEAMDYMERGTPGEKAIPTGWIGRHLQVKAADKQSPFRAVGFGALLQPSLRGPIPAVALQSIADFHLRSRRQELDKIQATIAALYAGDDLMASQGQQTLSAVQQLTQIADSTYEPAPGAKYPQSSLGRSLKATAQLIKADIGLEVACADIGGFDTHADQGGADGHFSFLLGHFADALHAFYTDLQDRMGHITLVTMTEFGRRLRENSSAGTDHGHGSIMFVLGGNVNGGKVYTRWPGLSQDELYGPGDLAVTTDFRDVIGEIVQKRLGNSNLAAVFPHYSDFHMHGLLR; encoded by the coding sequence ATGCTGCTTGATCAATTGACCCGGCGTGAGGCCCTGCAAAAAACGGGTATCCTGAGCCTGAGCGCCCTGACCTGGCCGGCGTGGATGCCGCGCGTGGCGCTGCGCAGCCCTGCGGCCGCATCCACAGGCGATGTCCTCGTCGTCGTCTTCATGCGCGGCGGCCTGGATGGCCTGAACGTCCTGGTGCCCTATGGCGCCCCAGAATACTACACCCAACGGGAGTCCATCGCGATTTCTGAGCCAAAAGCAGGCCAGGACAAGAGCGCGCTGGACCTGGACGGCTTCTTTGGCCTGAACCCAACGTGCAAGGCGCTGCACGATCTCTACACGCACAAGGTCCTGGCAGCCGTACACGCCGTCGGCTCACCCGATCCCACCCATTCCCACTTCGAGGCCATGGACTACATGGAACGCGGCACCCCCGGCGAGAAAGCCATTCCCACCGGTTGGATTGGCCGTCATCTGCAGGTCAAAGCGGCCGACAAGCAGTCGCCCTTCCGCGCCGTCGGTTTTGGCGCCCTGCTGCAGCCCAGCCTGCGCGGCCCCATTCCGGCCGTGGCCCTGCAATCCATCGCCGATTTTCACCTGCGCAGCCGGCGCCAGGAGCTGGATAAAATTCAGGCAACCATCGCCGCGCTGTACGCAGGGGATGATCTGATGGCCAGCCAGGGGCAGCAGACCCTCAGCGCGGTGCAGCAGTTGACCCAGATTGCCGACAGCACCTATGAGCCGGCACCCGGGGCGAAGTATCCGCAGAGTTCGCTGGGGCGTTCACTGAAAGCCACCGCCCAACTCATCAAAGCTGACATTGGGCTTGAGGTGGCCTGTGCAGATATTGGCGGCTTCGACACGCACGCCGATCAGGGCGGGGCTGACGGCCATTTTTCCTTCCTGTTGGGCCATTTTGCCGATGCGCTGCATGCGTTCTACACCGATCTGCAAGACCGGATGGGGCACATCACCCTGGTAACGATGACCGAATTTGGGCGTCGCCTGCGCGAGAACTCATCCGCTGGCACCGATCATGGGCATGGCAGTATCATGTTTGTGTTGGGCGGCAATGTCAACGGCGGCAAGGTGTACACACGCTGGCCCGGCCTGAGTCAAGATGAGTTGTACGGCCCGGGTGATTTGGCCGTTACCACCGATTTTCGCGATGTCATCGGCGAAATTGTGCAGAAACGTCTGGGAAATTCCAACCTGGCGGCTGTTTTTCCGCACTACAGCGATTTTCACATGCACGGTCTGCTGCGGTAA